A genomic stretch from Microtus ochrogaster isolate Prairie Vole_2 linkage group LG10, MicOch1.0, whole genome shotgun sequence includes:
- the LOC101986019 gene encoding 60S ribosomal protein L30-like: MVATKKTKKSLESINSRLQLVMKSGKYVLGYKQTLKMIRQGKAKLVILANNCPALRKSEIEHYAMLAKTGVHHYSGNNIGLGTACGKYYRVCTLAIIDPGDSDIIRSIPEQTGEK, from the coding sequence atggtggccacaaagaagacaaaaaagtCTCTGGAGTCGATCAACTCTCGGCTCCAGCTTGTTATGAAAAGTGGGAAGTATGTGCTGGGATACAAACAGACTCTGAAGATGATCAGACAGGGCAAAGCGAAATTGGTGATCCTCGCCAACAACTGCCCCGCTTTGAGGAAATCTGAAATAGAACACTATGCCATGTTGGCTAAAACTGGTGTCCATCACTACAGTGGCAATAACATTGGCTTGGGCACAGCGTGTGGAAAATACTACAGAGTATGCACACTGGCCATCATTGACCCAGGTGATTCTGACATTATTAGAAGCATACCAGAACAGACTGGTGAAAAgtaa